A window from Nycticebus coucang isolate mNycCou1 chromosome X, mNycCou1.pri, whole genome shotgun sequence encodes these proteins:
- the LOC128577358 gene encoding neuronal regeneration-related protein-like encodes MVYYPELSVWVSQKPFPNKEMEGRLPQGRLPVPKEVNRKKDDEMAAASLTPPGGNELSSPRISYLHFFKS; translated from the coding sequence ATGGTTTATTACCCAGAACTCTCTGTCTGGGTCAGTCAGAAACCATTTCCAAACAAGGAAATGGAGGGAAGGCTTCCTCAGGGAAGACTTCCTGTCCCCAAAGAAGTGAACCGCAAGAAAGATGATGAGATGGCCGCGGCCTCCCTGACTCCACCGGGTGGCAATGAACTCAGCTCCCCAAGAATCAGTTACCTCCACTTTTTTAAATCGTAA